From the Desulfovibrio sp. JY genome, one window contains:
- the mazG gene encoding nucleoside triphosphate pyrophosphohydrolase — MSANTTAEALARLQGVLDALLAPDGCPWDKTQTPRSLCDYVIEEAFELVDCIRADDPAGTAEELGDVLFLLLFIATLSAKRGDFTLADALTVASDKMVRRHPHVFGDVKVETREELLKNWERIKRTEKDKDHQGVFATLPKGLPPLLKAYRIHSKAARSGFTWDSDAAMRQSLDAEKAEFDAAVASGDAEAMAEEFGDYLFSLAEYGRRLGLKANSCLDMANNKFLTRYKAMEALAKARGLDLDSLDMPAKNALWDEVKKG; from the coding sequence ATGAGTGCAAACACCACGGCCGAAGCCCTGGCCCGCTTGCAAGGCGTGCTCGACGCCCTGCTCGCCCCGGACGGCTGCCCCTGGGACAAGACCCAGACCCCCCGCAGCCTGTGCGATTACGTCATCGAGGAAGCGTTCGAACTGGTGGACTGCATCCGCGCGGACGACCCGGCCGGCACGGCCGAGGAACTCGGCGACGTCCTGTTCCTGCTGCTTTTCATCGCCACGCTGTCCGCCAAGCGCGGCGACTTCACCCTGGCCGACGCCTTGACGGTCGCCTCGGACAAGATGGTGCGCCGCCATCCCCACGTGTTCGGCGACGTGAAGGTGGAAACCCGCGAAGAGCTGCTCAAAAACTGGGAACGCATCAAGCGCACCGAAAAGGACAAGGACCACCAGGGCGTCTTCGCCACCCTGCCCAAGGGCCTGCCGCCGCTTTTGAAGGCCTACCGCATCCACTCCAAGGCCGCCCGGTCCGGCTTCACCTGGGACTCCGACGCGGCCATGCGCCAAAGCCTCGACGCGGAGAAAGCCGAATTCGACGCCGCCGTGGCCTCGGGCGACGCCGAAGCCATGGCCGAGGAATTCGGCGATTACCTCTTTTCCCTGGCCGAATACGGCCGCCGGCTGGGCCTTAAGGCCAACAGCTGCCTGGACATGGCCAACAACAAGTTCCTCACACGCTACAAGGCCATGGAAGCCCTGGCCAAAGCGCGGGGCCTCGACCTCGACAGCCTGGACATGCCCGCCAAAAACGCCCTGTGGGATGAAGTGAAGAAAGGGTAG
- the ribD gene encoding bifunctional diaminohydroxyphosphoribosylaminopyrimidine deaminase/5-amino-6-(5-phosphoribosylamino)uracil reductase RibD, which translates to MAPVDADFMARALELAERGRGYVMPNPRVGAVLVKDGAIVAEGWHKVFGGPHAEVECLHDAERKGVSPAGCTMYVTLEPCNHFGKTPPCSRTLLDAGVARVVVGCLDPNPVAGGGTALLRQEGVEVTVGVLESQCREAVADFITWQTLGRPYVTVKLAMTLDGRIATRTGDAAWVSCEASRERVHVMRAASSAVMVGGGTLRADNPRLTHRLAENHPLAHNPQPLGVVVTRQLPAADARLALLKERPTRLVFLTDAKAAASPVATQLEKAGVRVWGLPKATNGGGLGLAAGLARLRQEARVFALLCEGGGELAASLLGQGLADELVIFYAPKVLGDAAAVPGFSGLTVARMADATQLRFTSMERVGTDVMVRLRPPA; encoded by the coding sequence ATGGCCCCTGTTGATGCGGATTTCATGGCCCGGGCCCTGGAACTGGCCGAGCGCGGCCGGGGATACGTCATGCCCAATCCCCGGGTCGGCGCGGTGCTGGTCAAAGACGGGGCCATCGTGGCCGAAGGCTGGCACAAGGTGTTCGGCGGGCCCCATGCCGAAGTGGAATGCCTGCACGACGCCGAGAGAAAAGGCGTCTCGCCGGCCGGCTGCACCATGTACGTGACCCTCGAGCCATGCAACCATTTCGGCAAGACCCCGCCGTGCTCGCGAACGCTTTTGGACGCGGGCGTCGCCCGCGTGGTCGTCGGCTGCCTGGACCCCAATCCCGTGGCCGGCGGCGGGACAGCGCTGCTGCGCCAGGAAGGGGTGGAAGTCACGGTCGGCGTGCTCGAATCCCAATGCCGCGAGGCCGTGGCCGATTTCATCACCTGGCAGACCCTGGGGCGCCCCTACGTGACGGTGAAGCTGGCCATGACCCTGGACGGCCGCATCGCCACCCGCACCGGCGACGCCGCCTGGGTAAGCTGCGAAGCATCCCGGGAGCGCGTCCACGTCATGCGCGCAGCGTCCTCGGCCGTGATGGTCGGCGGCGGCACGCTGCGCGCCGACAATCCCCGGCTGACCCACCGCTTGGCGGAGAATCACCCGCTGGCCCACAATCCCCAGCCTCTCGGCGTGGTGGTGACGCGGCAGTTGCCGGCGGCGGACGCGCGGCTGGCGTTGCTCAAGGAGCGTCCGACCCGGCTCGTTTTCCTGACCGACGCCAAGGCGGCCGCGTCGCCTGTTGCCACGCAACTGGAAAAGGCCGGGGTGCGGGTGTGGGGACTGCCCAAGGCGACGAACGGCGGCGGGCTCGGTCTGGCGGCGGGGCTGGCTAGGTTGCGCCAGGAGGCTCGCGTCTTCGCGCTGCTGTGCGAAGGCGGCGGGGAACTGGCCGCCAGCCTGCTGGGCCAGGGGCTGGCCGACGAACTGGTGATTTTCTACGCGCCCAAGGTGCTTGGCGATGCGGCGGCCGTGCCCGGATTTTCCGGGCTGACCGTTGCCCGCATGGCGGATGCGACGCAGCTGCGCTTCACCAGTATGGAACGCGTGGGCACGGACGTCATGGTCCGGCTGCGCCCGCCGGCTTAG
- a CDS encoding AAA family ATPase, whose translation MEESLLPLGIDAFLAKRVLGQKDLLTRISVSLYKHIHGLPAPNVLLVGNSGTGKTTLMQAIAAFYEAHDSLAKLRVMIVINANTLAAEVVGEDRTTRLFNKLEARARVLFGAHLTAAELKEYLENATVCVDEVDKISGRISGKSNVSGIATQYALLTMLEGEQFLYRAKVMEDGRETEVDLALDTGRLLFICGGAFEELYDQVYGCLVNRRDDRRLKEVSEVERRADGTVSVRTVTRFKLCDYLRLADLFTYGMMPQFISRFGSIAVLDDLGKEELRRIFLESANSPLRLTMEYFRYMGIRLAVTEGAVDAIAEAAVKNSRIGARALREIFNGLIAPHEFDPFHSPRFAQTESGPTLTIDQETVTQYLCRMD comes from the coding sequence ATGGAAGAGTCCCTGCTCCCCCTTGGTATAGACGCTTTCCTGGCCAAGCGCGTGCTCGGCCAGAAAGACCTGCTTACGCGCATCAGCGTATCGCTTTACAAGCACATCCACGGCCTGCCCGCGCCGAACGTCCTGCTCGTCGGCAACTCCGGCACGGGCAAGACCACGCTGATGCAGGCCATCGCCGCTTTTTACGAGGCCCACGACTCGCTGGCCAAACTGCGGGTCATGATCGTGATAAACGCCAACACGCTCGCCGCCGAGGTGGTGGGCGAGGATCGCACGACACGGCTTTTCAACAAGCTGGAGGCGCGGGCCAGGGTGCTTTTCGGCGCGCATCTCACGGCGGCCGAACTGAAGGAATACCTGGAAAACGCCACGGTGTGCGTGGACGAGGTGGACAAGATTTCCGGGCGCATCTCGGGCAAGTCCAACGTTTCGGGCATCGCCACCCAGTATGCGCTTTTGACCATGCTCGAAGGCGAACAGTTCCTCTACCGGGCCAAGGTCATGGAGGACGGGCGCGAGACGGAGGTCGACCTGGCCCTGGATACGGGCCGGCTGCTTTTCATCTGCGGCGGGGCCTTTGAGGAGCTTTACGACCAGGTCTACGGCTGCCTGGTCAACCGGCGCGACGACAGGCGGCTCAAGGAGGTCTCCGAGGTGGAGCGCCGGGCCGACGGAACGGTTTCGGTGCGCACGGTGACCCGGTTCAAGTTGTGCGACTACCTGCGCCTGGCCGATCTTTTCACCTACGGCATGATGCCGCAGTTCATTTCCCGCTTCGGCTCCATCGCCGTGCTCGATGACCTGGGCAAGGAGGAGTTGCGCCGGATATTTCTCGAATCCGCCAATTCGCCGTTGCGCCTGACCATGGAGTACTTCCGGTACATGGGCATCCGGTTGGCTGTGACGGAGGGGGCGGTGGACGCCATTGCCGAGGCGGCGGTCAAGAACAGCCGTATCGGCGCCCGGGCCCTGCGCGAGATATTCAACGGCCTGATCGCGCCCCACGAGTTCGATCCGTTCCACTCGCCGCGTTTCGCCCAAACCGAGTCCGGACCGACCCTGACCATCGACCAGGAAACGGTCACGCAGTACCTGTGCCGGATGGATTAG
- a CDS encoding CvpA family protein, whose product MPTLNIADLLLAIIWLFFSIRGYMRGLVKEAGSLAAIVLGFYCAGAYHKALAPHLTGFISGNYAGTAAYIILFTATLLGVWFLALGISGMVKVTTTQWADRLFGGAFGLAKGVVLTAVLLFLIHLAAPHPDFLKGSLLVPQLEKVSVKLARYIPPDLNEKLRHLGKKDAAATVTPAVVKKKSEPDKAPTAKKPPEPEKKPAEKPKEAPEKKHGEKPKAQPEKKADDTEKKTSRHKKTATPAQETAAKTTSHAKAAQHAAATEKKP is encoded by the coding sequence ATGCCGACGCTCAATATCGCCGACCTGCTTCTCGCCATAATCTGGCTCTTCTTCAGCATCCGGGGCTACATGCGCGGTCTGGTCAAGGAAGCCGGATCGCTGGCCGCCATCGTGCTGGGCTTCTACTGCGCCGGCGCCTACCACAAGGCCCTGGCCCCGCACCTGACCGGTTTCATCTCCGGCAATTACGCCGGCACCGCCGCCTACATCATCCTTTTCACCGCCACCCTGCTCGGGGTCTGGTTCCTGGCGCTCGGCATCTCCGGCATGGTCAAGGTGACCACGACCCAGTGGGCGGACAGGCTTTTCGGCGGCGCCTTCGGCCTGGCCAAGGGCGTGGTGCTGACCGCAGTGCTGCTGTTTCTCATCCACCTGGCCGCGCCGCATCCGGATTTCCTCAAAGGGTCGCTCCTGGTGCCCCAGCTGGAAAAGGTCAGCGTCAAGCTCGCCCGCTACATCCCGCCGGACCTCAACGAAAAGCTGCGCCACCTCGGCAAAAAGGACGCGGCCGCCACAGTGACGCCCGCCGTCGTGAAAAAAAAGAGTGAACCGGACAAGGCGCCGACCGCGAAAAAACCGCCCGAACCCGAAAAGAAGCCGGCCGAAAAGCCCAAAGAGGCCCCCGAAAAAAAACACGGGGAAAAGCCCAAGGCCCAGCCCGAGAAAAAAGCCGACGACACGGAAAAGAAAACGTCGCGGCATAAAAAGACCGCCACGCCCGCCCAGGAAACGGCGGCCAAGACGACATCCCATGCCAAAGCGGCCCAGCACGCCGCAGCAACAGAGAAGAAACCATGA
- a CDS encoding linear amide C-N hydrolase, giving the protein MGNGISYLTTVAVLAVALLLLAPPGARACSRAVYLGKDGMVITGRSMDWTEDIKSNLWAFPRGMARDGAAGPDSVTWTSKYGSVVATGYDVGTADGMNEKGLAANVLYLSEADYGTPVKGKKRLNVMAWAQYALDNFATVAEAVKALAPEPFVIVAPALPNGAASALHLSLSDASGDSAIFEYVGGKLVIHHGRQYQVMTNSPIFSQQLALDTYWNTVGGQAFLPGTARASDRFVRASYFLGLLPQTADAHEALAGIVGVMRAVSVPRGVSSPGQPNIAPTLWRTFSDQKDLTYYFDSATSPSIFWVKLGDLDLTKGAPVRKLTLTGGEIYSGNTADKFVPAAPFVFLPYTPKQ; this is encoded by the coding sequence ATGGGTAACGGCATATCGTACCTGACGACCGTGGCCGTTTTGGCCGTGGCGCTGCTCCTTCTCGCTCCCCCCGGCGCGCGGGCCTGTTCCCGGGCAGTGTACCTCGGCAAGGACGGCATGGTCATCACCGGCCGGTCCATGGATTGGACGGAGGACATCAAATCCAATCTCTGGGCTTTTCCCCGAGGCATGGCCCGGGACGGCGCGGCCGGGCCGGACTCCGTGACCTGGACCTCGAAGTACGGCAGCGTCGTGGCGACGGGCTACGACGTCGGCACCGCCGACGGCATGAACGAAAAGGGGCTGGCGGCCAATGTGCTCTATCTGTCCGAGGCGGATTACGGCACGCCGGTCAAGGGGAAAAAGCGCCTCAACGTCATGGCCTGGGCCCAGTATGCGCTGGACAATTTCGCCACCGTGGCCGAGGCGGTCAAGGCGCTGGCCCCGGAGCCCTTCGTCATCGTTGCCCCGGCGCTGCCCAACGGCGCTGCGTCGGCCCTGCACCTGTCGCTGTCCGACGCCAGCGGTGATTCGGCCATCTTCGAATACGTGGGCGGCAAGCTGGTCATCCACCACGGCCGGCAGTACCAGGTGATGACCAACTCCCCGATCTTCAGCCAGCAACTGGCGCTCGATACCTACTGGAACACCGTGGGCGGCCAGGCTTTTCTGCCGGGCACGGCCCGGGCGTCGGACCGTTTCGTGCGCGCTTCCTACTTTCTGGGCCTGCTTCCCCAAACGGCCGACGCGCACGAGGCCCTGGCCGGCATTGTCGGCGTGATGCGCGCCGTGTCCGTGCCGCGCGGGGTTTCGAGCCCGGGACAGCCCAACATCGCCCCCACCCTGTGGCGCACCTTCAGCGACCAGAAGGACCTGACCTACTATTTCGACAGCGCCACCAGCCCCTCGATTTTCTGGGTCAAGCTGGGCGATCTGGATCTCACCAAGGGAGCGCCGGTCAGGAAGCTGACCCTGACGGGCGGGGAAATCTACTCCGGGAACACGGCGGACAAGTTCGTTCCCGCCGCCCCTTTCGTCTTCCTGCCGTACACGCCCAAGCAATAG